Genomic segment of Arachis hypogaea cultivar Tifrunner chromosome 11, arahy.Tifrunner.gnm2.J5K5, whole genome shotgun sequence:
ataatttaatagtaAAAGAAACACACAATAATTTAACACTATAAAGAGCATATTCCCACATACACTATAGTACTATACCCACAAACATCCAAAATATGGGTTAATTGCAAAATTTAAATGCATCGTCACTTTCAAAAATGGAGAACAAAAATTATCTTCCATAGCTTAAACCCAATCCATCCCTTCTCAAAAATTGATCTGTTTCAGACAAAAACACCCAAATAATTAATCATCATATTATATGCAAAGCTAACTATAATTAACTAAGCATAACTTGGCCCACATTTCATGTCAATTCTGCAATGCTACAGCACTTGCCGGGCCAAGCAGGGACCAATGCAAACACGTGTTTCTTTTTCCTGCTTCCACCACATTTCAGCAGGTGAGGAAAAAACTTTACTTCCTCACAGGCAGCATAACCCTATTATGAAACCAAAAGAGCTCAACAAGATCTACTTCCTCTTAATTCTCCAATTCACCTTATCACCGTCCAAGGATTCTATTCTTAGTTTTAACTATTATTTGTTACCATTGTTATTCCACTAGAATTACTTTGCGGTATTCACCAAATAAATCAAGTTCCCTTCTTTTCTATATTTCACTTTTTTGCAAGTTGCAACCAAAGTGGGTATATATTATGTTAACTTTACAAGTAAACAGTATGCAAATGCAGCCTCAACTCTTTTGGTGCATTGTAATCTGCATTTGCtgtattcattcagaagacaacaGTCTTCTTTTCTTCGTAAGGTAATACTCGAAGCTCACAATAAGATCTGATAGCGTTGCGAAGGCATTGTTTTTCAAGGTTCTCCGATTTCTGCACAAAGCTCTGCAAGTTATCTTTGTGAGAAACTCTCTCGACCTGTAACCaaaccaaaattcaataaaaataagatCAAGGCATCAAGCTACATTTGAGTCGAGATTGTTGACTAAGTACAGATATATCTCGCATCTTTGCAATTTCTGCATGGTTAATTTAGTGAAAGCAATGAACTCCATAGGGTAGCAAACATGACTCTAATTCCACAGTATTGGCAATGATGCAGCGGAGAGTTGCAATGAAAATTTTTTCGGTTTTCCATTTCCAACAAACCATGCATTGAGACATATCCCAAAAACATAGATGCTTATAGCTAAAATAGAAGCTTAAGAATTTTAAGGAGCAAAGGCAAAGATTTATTTAAAGTACTAAACAgagattcttttgcatctgtatCTACTTTTTTGTCAATGGAATGAGAGCTGGACCAATTAATCTTAACATGGGTAAATGCAATGGTCCTTATTCAAAACTAGAAAACACCAAAGCTTGACAAAGAAAACTTGCAAGAGAACCTGCAGTATGAAAACAAAAATGTCATTTTTTCAACAAATAATATCCAAAATGAACATTACTAAGTATAGGCACAATAGAAAAGTTCTAAAAGGAGGGTGGAAAAATGGACTTTAATGGAACATGTACAATGCGACTGTACTTATGTTGTGTTCACCCTATTAGCCTAGGAATTTAAGGTGGCTCTAGACAAGGATTTCATAATCTGTTGATAATCATAAGGAAGATGCATAAATCTTTTCTGCCAAGTAAATGGTAAAATAAAAACCATAAGGGAATTTACAGCGTAAAAATTTATTATCTCTATATAATTAATTCAGATCGAGAcacccaaaaacaaaaaaataaaattcagatcAACATTATCATTCACTTAAAGAAgcaaataaatgataaaataaatttaaaagaagagCATGAAAAAGCTTGTGTTTACCATTTGTTCAATTATAGGTCCTTCATCAAGCTCTTCTGTCACAAAGTGACTTGTTGCACCTATTAATTTAACACCTGCTTCAAAGGCCTGCCAAAATAATCCGGCATATTAAATTTGTATGCATATGTAGGAAGTAAccacaaaatttatataacaaacATTTAGAATCCGAGTGGCAAAAAGTAATCCTGTAACATAGAAATGTAAGAAGACCAACCTGTTTTGATGGATGACTCCCCTTGAATGATGGCAAAAGACCATGGTGAATGTTAATTATATCGTTCTCATAGCTCCTTAAGAAGTTTCTGGATAATATCTGTACAAATAAATCAATGGTAAGTGTTAATACTTCAATGTTCTCAGATATTAGCACTTAGAATTTatctacaataaaatataaataataaatcatgTGAGCTCCTATAACttagaagcaaagaagaacaagttCTTCCAAAACAGTAAGCACGATGTTTTAGGCATTGGACTCGGTGCAAGGaaaaaaacgaaagaaaaaagAATTTCAATAAGTTATTACCTGCATATACCTTGCAAGTACTAAAAAATCAGTATTCTGAACCAACTCCAATATCttcccttctcttttctcttttttcttcatgTAATACATTTTCAAAATCCATGTTTGCTCTATGTTTCTGTTTACCATGAtctaaaaactaataaacaaataaatgaaGCATAAATCAATTTGGTGATGTCAATGCTGAAATTTCACCTAATTACACAAGTTATATCTACAGGAAGTCTTCCATCCTGCCATCCGTGTAACAAATCAACTAGACAATGATCctgcagcaaaaaaaatcaatatccatgacaatcaaaatataaaatccttttcattttctgAAATGCAAGATGACAAGAGAAGAGCCAAAGTAGTAATGTATACCTGCTTTGAGGCCAGAACAGCTATCTTATATTTAGGATCTAGAGCCGGCACCCTCACAACAGATCGCATTGCATTGAATGTTTGTGATAGCTTTAGGAAATCCTCCTCCATTTGTACCCGTGGCCATTTAGCAGGATCAAAAACAAAATCACTGCAATGTTCAACACAAGTTGATGCAAGATGAAATTAAAATGtaagtaaaaaagaaagaaaaaaaaaagaaaacacagaTTCATTTACACTTGTTAAGGCTCAAAGaccttatttaaatattattgctTATTAGCAATCCAACAAATATCATATGTACATCAGAATCTTCAGTACTTTCAAGACAAGTTTCATATGTCAATCAAAGACGTACTCATGTTAATACTAGTAATTAAGAAGCAAAACGAATGTGAATTAATGAATGAGACAAGACAAGTACCTTCTAGAGTAGAAGACTTGTTTATTTTCAGGTACAAAAACATCGGCAGTAAGGATGTTTCCACCTCTAGATGCAATGCAATCTGAAAGTTTGGCTACAATTCCAACAGCATCCTATTGAAAATGAATGTACAAAAATCCAATTCAAAAGTAGAGGGCACACAAGAATACACCCAAAAACTAAACCATCCCTAGTTCAAAGGCCACCTAACCAAATCTACTGGAGCATTTCCACAAACAGGTGGTGGATGTTGTATATGAAATTACGAATGACTTGTTCCTTGAGCAACTTACTGGGCAATAAAAGACGTGGATTCCATGGGCGAGTGGTGATGGAGGATCCAAGGTTTTGAAGGAGATGTTCCTCTTGCTGAATCCAACAACTTGGGGGAACATCGAACACACTCTTCGCACAACGcccattctctctctttctcgctCTGTAAAGCAAGAATCAGTTTGAGCCACCAACTAAGGTTGATGCTCTCAAAGCTCAACGACCACCCTCTCTATTTTCGCTCCTTTATTCTCGCTGTGTATCATCCACAATTATATTCTAttacaaaaatgttatttgtacaccaaaatcagtcatATTTATGTATCAAtacatatgtaatttaatttatttttaatatgtatttatatttatatattcaaaataaTACACATTATTGCATGCCTCTAATATAtgaattacaaaaataataaatgcaCACTAAAAATCAGTcagtatatttatgtataaatatatgtggtatttaattcatttttaatatgtattttatacagatAATTAATTTAGAGACTGATTTTGATATACACGTAGCATGACTAATTGACTATATTCTattataaaaatgttatttgtacatcaaaatcagtcactatgtataaatacatatatagtttaatttat
This window contains:
- the LOC112720797 gene encoding formyltetrahydrofolate deformylase 1, mitochondrial-like — protein: MGVVRRVCSMFPQVVGFSKRNISFKTLDPPSPLAHGIHVFYCPDAVGIVAKLSDCIASRGGNILTADVFVPENKQVFYSRSDFVFDPAKWPRVQMEEDFLKLSQTFNAMRSVVRVPALDPKYKIAVLASKQDHCLVDLLHGWQDGRLPVDITCVIRNIEQTWILKMYYMKKKEKREGKILELVQNTDFLVLARYMQILSRNFLRSYENDIINIHHGLLPSFKGSHPSKQAFEAGVKLIGATSHFVTEELDEGPIIEQMVERVSHKDNLQSFVQKSENLEKQCLRNAIRSYCELRVLPYEEKKTVVF